A stretch of the Streptomyces sp. WMMB303 genome encodes the following:
- the eccD gene encoding type VII secretion integral membrane protein EccD: MSTTASAAATGSGGQPGSGGARGAAGASGRAAGSALDTGFSRVTIVAPDSRIDVALPEDIPVADLYPEILRLSGQTPAAGAPVGYHLVRRDGTVLDSSRSFAAQRILDGEVLSLRPFAESLPPAVFDDVSDAVASAVTRDRRLWGDDMMRAAGLIGAGVLLSLMAVVLWFSDPVGHDMHGLAGVLAAVTGVLLVALSAVRARVYEDRPTSITLGLTAMPHLMVAGSGLLPLEDGIGIGKLQFLLGCVSVLLAATLLIALTPDGDGPFVAAAFTATLGTLITFIAIVADLPPTETAALCAPVAVGVLAFLPSLSTRFARLPIGFEATRTRMSDYDADPDAAPETQGPIDGERIAAQARRGHELLVGLVGGCAAVAVVSTAVLSFSASGWGQLLALATGLAMLLRARLFRYTSQVSSALVAGLGALLLLGVGLAGDFPTEGDALRTVWLSAALAMTAVLAVAVGLAVPRKGVTPFWGRFLEILETFVLLTLIPLCLAVMQVYSAARSLTS, encoded by the coding sequence GTGAGCACGACGGCTTCCGCCGCCGCCACCGGTTCCGGCGGGCAGCCGGGTTCCGGCGGTGCCCGAGGTGCGGCCGGTGCGTCCGGCCGGGCGGCCGGATCGGCACTGGACACCGGTTTCAGCCGGGTGACCATCGTCGCCCCCGACAGTCGGATCGACGTCGCACTGCCCGAGGACATCCCGGTCGCCGACCTCTACCCCGAGATCCTGCGGCTCTCCGGCCAGACCCCCGCCGCGGGCGCGCCCGTCGGCTACCACCTGGTGCGCCGCGACGGGACGGTCCTGGACAGCTCCCGGTCGTTCGCCGCCCAGCGCATCCTGGACGGCGAGGTGCTGAGCCTGCGCCCGTTCGCGGAGTCGCTGCCGCCCGCCGTCTTCGACGACGTCTCCGACGCCGTCGCCTCGGCCGTCACCCGCGACCGGCGGCTGTGGGGCGACGACATGATGCGCGCCGCCGGTCTGATCGGCGCCGGGGTGCTGCTCTCGCTGATGGCGGTCGTGCTGTGGTTCTCCGACCCGGTCGGCCACGACATGCACGGGCTGGCCGGCGTCCTGGCGGCCGTCACCGGAGTGCTGCTGGTGGCGCTGTCCGCGGTGCGCGCCCGCGTCTACGAGGACCGGCCCACCTCGATCACCCTGGGACTGACGGCCATGCCGCACCTCATGGTGGCGGGCAGCGGCCTGCTGCCCCTGGAGGACGGGATCGGTATCGGCAAGCTGCAGTTCCTCCTCGGCTGTGTGAGCGTCCTGCTGGCCGCCACCCTGCTGATCGCGCTCACCCCAGATGGAGACGGCCCGTTCGTCGCCGCCGCCTTCACCGCGACCCTCGGCACCCTGATCACCTTCATCGCGATCGTCGCCGATCTGCCACCGACGGAGACGGCCGCTCTCTGCGCACCCGTCGCCGTCGGCGTCCTCGCCTTCCTGCCGAGCCTCTCGACCCGTTTCGCCCGGCTGCCCATCGGCTTCGAGGCCACCCGCACCCGGATGAGCGACTACGACGCCGACCCGGACGCCGCCCCCGAGACCCAGGGCCCGATCGACGGCGAGCGGATCGCGGCTCAGGCCCGGCGCGGCCACGAACTGCTGGTCGGCCTGGTCGGCGGCTGCGCCGCCGTGGCCGTCGTCTCCACCGCCGTACTCAGCTTCTCCGCCTCTGGCTGGGGGCAGCTCCTCGCCCTCGCGACGGGCCTGGCGATGCTGCTGCGGGCCCGTCTCTTCCGCTACACCTCCCAGGTCAGCAGTGCGCTGGTGGCCGGACTGGGGGCACTGCTGCTGCTCGGCGTCGGGCTGGCGGGAGACTTCCCCACCGAGGGCGACGCGCTGCGCACCGTGTGGCTGAGCGCCGCGCTCGCGATGACGGCCGTGCTGGCCGTCGCCGTCGGCCTCGCCGTCCCCCGCAAGGGTGTGACACCGTTCTGGGGCCGGTTCCTGGAGATCCTGGAGACGTTCGTCCTGCTCACCCTGATCCCGCTGTGCCTGGCCGTGATGCAGGTCTATTCGGCGGCCCGCAGTCTCACCAGCTAG
- a CDS encoding pitrilysin family protein, which translates to MTRTFRTTARPAAPAGRAVARPKTRTRTLIPGQNGAGTVRRSVLPGGLRVITETLPTVRSATFGIWAHVGSRDETPTLSGATHYLEHLLFKGTERRSALEISAAVDEVGGEMNAFTTKEFTCYYARVLDADLPLAIDVVSDMLTSSVIDSAEVEAERGVILEEIAMTEDDAGDCVHDLFAHTMFGDTPLGRPVLGTVDTVNALTRDQVARFYKKHYDPTRLVVAAAGNLSHTEVVNRVRAAFDRAGALQRTEGADPVAPRSGTRTLRAGGRVDFLDRPTEQAHLVLGMPGVSRHDERRWPLAVLSTALGGGMSSRLFQEIRERRGLAYSTYAYTSGYADCGLFGVYVGCRPSQVPDVLKICREELENVARHGLEDDEVRRAVGQLAGSTVLGLEDTGALMHRAGKSELCWGEQMSTDAMLAKITAVTPDDIRAVARQVLDRRPSVSAIGRLTDRQEAHLHEAVA; encoded by the coding sequence GTGACGCGTACGTTCCGTACGACGGCCCGCCCCGCCGCTCCGGCAGGGCGGGCCGTCGCCCGTCCCAAGACCCGCACCCGGACCCTGATCCCGGGGCAGAACGGTGCGGGCACCGTGCGCAGGAGCGTGCTGCCCGGCGGACTCCGGGTGATCACCGAGACGCTGCCGACGGTACGCTCCGCGACCTTCGGCATCTGGGCGCATGTCGGCTCCCGCGACGAGACGCCCACGCTGAGCGGCGCCACCCACTACCTGGAGCATCTGCTCTTCAAGGGGACCGAGCGGCGCAGCGCACTGGAGATCTCCGCGGCGGTCGACGAGGTGGGCGGTGAGATGAACGCGTTCACCACCAAGGAGTTCACCTGCTACTACGCGCGGGTCCTGGACGCGGACCTGCCGCTGGCCATCGACGTCGTCTCCGACATGCTCACCAGCTCCGTCATCGACTCGGCGGAGGTCGAGGCCGAGCGCGGCGTCATCCTCGAAGAGATCGCGATGACCGAGGACGACGCGGGTGACTGCGTCCACGACCTGTTCGCGCACACCATGTTCGGCGACACCCCGCTGGGCCGTCCCGTGCTGGGCACCGTGGACACCGTCAATGCGCTCACCAGGGACCAGGTGGCCCGCTTCTACAAGAAGCACTACGACCCCACCCGGCTGGTGGTCGCCGCCGCCGGAAACCTCTCGCACACCGAGGTCGTCAACCGGGTCCGGGCCGCGTTCGACCGTGCGGGCGCGCTGCAGCGCACCGAGGGCGCCGACCCCGTCGCGCCCCGCTCGGGCACCCGCACCCTGCGCGCCGGCGGCCGGGTCGACTTCTTGGACCGGCCGACCGAACAGGCGCACCTGGTCCTCGGGATGCCCGGCGTCTCCCGGCACGACGAGCGCCGCTGGCCGCTCGCGGTGCTCAGCACGGCGCTCGGCGGCGGTATGAGCTCCCGCCTCTTCCAGGAGATCCGCGAGCGGAGGGGCCTGGCCTACAGCACCTACGCCTACACCTCCGGATACGCCGACTGCGGCCTCTTCGGGGTCTATGTGGGCTGCCGTCCCAGCCAGGTGCCCGACGTGCTCAAGATCTGCCGCGAGGAGCTGGAGAACGTCGCCCGGCACGGACTGGAGGACGACGAGGTGCGGCGCGCCGTCGGGCAGCTCGCCGGCTCCACGGTGCTCGGGCTGGAGGACACCGGGGCCCTGATGCACCGGGCCGGCAAGAGCGAGCTGTGCTGGGGGGAACAGATGTCCACCGACGCGATGCTCGCCAAGATCACCGCAGTGACCCCCGACGACATCCGTGCGGTCGCCCGCCAGGTACTGGACCGCCGCCCCTCGGTGTCCGCCATCGGGCGGCTCACCGACCGCCAGGAAGCCCATCTGCACGAGGCCGTGGCCTGA
- the dapB gene encoding 4-hydroxy-tetrahydrodipicolinate reductase, which produces MSKLRVAVLGAKGRMGSEAVRAVEGAEDMELVAALGSGDPLRTLTDAGAEVAVDLTRPDAVMGNLEFCLAHGIHAVVGTTGWTEDRLATVRAQLAAAAGTGVLIAPNFGIGAVLTMRFAQQAARFFESVEVVELHHPGKADAPSGTAVRTAQLVAEARGAAGLPAQPDATTTALEGARGADVDGVPVHAVRLRGLVAHQEVLFGDEAETLTIRHDSLHRSSFMPGVLLGVRKVPASPGLTFGLEHFLDLD; this is translated from the coding sequence ATGAGCAAGCTGCGGGTCGCTGTCCTCGGCGCCAAGGGCCGGATGGGCTCCGAGGCCGTACGGGCTGTCGAGGGCGCCGAGGACATGGAGCTGGTCGCGGCCCTGGGCAGCGGCGATCCGCTCCGGACGCTGACCGACGCGGGCGCCGAGGTCGCCGTCGACCTCACCCGTCCGGACGCCGTCATGGGCAACCTGGAGTTCTGCCTCGCCCACGGCATCCACGCCGTCGTCGGCACCACCGGCTGGACGGAGGACCGGCTGGCGACGGTACGGGCCCAGCTCGCCGCCGCCGCCGGCACCGGCGTGCTCATCGCCCCGAACTTCGGCATCGGGGCGGTGCTGACGATGCGCTTCGCACAGCAGGCGGCCCGCTTCTTCGAGTCCGTCGAGGTCGTCGAACTGCACCACCCCGGCAAGGCCGACGCCCCCAGCGGCACCGCCGTGCGCACCGCGCAACTCGTCGCCGAGGCCCGCGGTGCCGCCGGACTTCCGGCGCAGCCCGACGCCACCACGACCGCGCTGGAGGGAGCCCGCGGCGCCGACGTGGACGGCGTGCCCGTGCACGCGGTGCGGCTGCGCGGCCTGGTCGCGCACCAAGAGGTCCTCTTCGGTGACGAGGCCGAGACCCTCACCATCCGGCACGACTCCCTGCACCGCAGCTCCTTCATGCCGGGCGTGCTGCTGGGCGTCCGCAAGGTCCCCGCTTCCCCGGGGCTCACCTTCGGGCTCGAGCATTTCCTCGACCTGGACTGA
- the dapA gene encoding 4-hydroxy-tetrahydrodipicolinate synthase, with translation MAPTSTPQTPFGRVLTAMVTPFTADGALDLDGAQQLAAHLVDAGNDGLVVNGTTGESPTTTDAEKAQLVQAVVEAVGERAHVVAGAGTNDTAHSLELARAAEKAGAHGLLAVTPYYSKPPQEGLYRHFTAIADATELPVMLYDIPGRSGVPINTETIVRLAEHPRIVANKDAKGDLGRASWAVATSGLAWYSGDDMLNLPLLSVGAVGFVSVVGHVVTPELRALLEAHLSGDVAKATEIHQKLLPVFTGMFRTQGVITTKAALDRLGLPAGPLRLPLVELSPEELEQLKHDLAHGGVHL, from the coding sequence ATGGCTCCGACCTCCACACCGCAGACGCCCTTCGGGCGGGTCCTGACCGCGATGGTCACGCCGTTCACCGCGGACGGCGCGCTCGACCTCGACGGCGCGCAGCAGCTCGCCGCCCACCTGGTGGACGCCGGCAACGACGGCCTCGTCGTGAACGGCACCACCGGAGAGTCCCCGACCACCACTGATGCGGAGAAAGCCCAGCTCGTCCAGGCGGTCGTGGAGGCCGTGGGGGAGCGCGCGCACGTGGTCGCCGGAGCCGGCACCAACGACACGGCGCACAGCCTCGAACTGGCCCGCGCTGCCGAGAAGGCGGGTGCACACGGCCTTCTGGCCGTGACGCCCTACTACAGCAAGCCTCCGCAGGAGGGTCTCTACCGGCACTTCACGGCGATCGCCGACGCCACGGAGCTCCCGGTGATGCTCTACGACATCCCGGGCCGCAGCGGTGTGCCGATCAACACCGAGACCATCGTCCGGCTCGCCGAGCACCCGCGCATCGTGGCCAACAAGGACGCCAAGGGCGACCTCGGCCGCGCGAGCTGGGCCGTCGCCACCAGCGGGCTGGCCTGGTACAGCGGGGACGACATGCTCAACCTGCCGCTGCTGTCCGTGGGCGCTGTCGGATTCGTCTCCGTGGTCGGCCACGTCGTCACACCGGAGCTGCGTGCCCTGCTGGAGGCGCACCTCAGCGGCGATGTCGCCAAGGCCACCGAGATCCACCAGAAGCTGCTCCCCGTCTTCACCGGCATGTTCCGCACCCAGGGCGTGATCACGACAAAGGCCGCGCTTGACCGCCTGGGCCTCCCGGCCGGACCGCTGCGCCTTCCGCTGGTCGAGCTGTCCCCGGAGGAGCTGGAGCAGCTCAAGCACGATCTCGCCCACGGCGGGGTACATCTGTAG
- a CDS encoding polyribonucleotide nucleotidyltransferase, with the protein MENETHYAEAVIDNGAFGTRTIRFETGRLAKQAAGSAVAYLDDDTMVLSATTASKQPKDQLDFFPLTVDVEERMYSAGKIPGSFFRREGRPSEDAILTCRLIDRPLRPSFKKGLRNEIQIVETIMALNPEHLYDVVAINAASCSTQLAGLPFSGPIGGTRVALINGQWVAFPTHSELEDAVFDMVVAGRVLPDGDVAVMMVEAEATEKTIELVKGGAEAPTEEVVAAGLEAAKPFIKVLCKAQADLAAKAAKPTGEFPIFLDHQDDVLEALTAAVRDELAQALTIAGKQERESELDRVKALAAEKLLPQFEGREKEISAAYRSLTKTLVRERVIKEKKRIDGRGVTDIRTLAAEVEAIPRVHGSALFERGETQILGVTTLNMLRMEQQLDTLSPVTRKRYMHNYNFPPYSTGETGRVGSPKRREIGHGALAERALMPVLPTREEFPYAIRQVSEALGSNGSTSMGSVCASTMSLLNAGVPLKAPVAGIAMGLISQDVEGETHYVTLTDILGAEDAFGDMDFKVAGTKQFVTALQLDTKLDGIPASVLAAALKQARDARMHILDVMTEAIDVPDEMSPNAPRIITVKIPVDKIGEVIGPKGKMINQIQEDTGADITIEDDGTIYIGAADGPAAEAARSTINGIANPTMPEVGERYLGTVVKTTTFGAFVSLLPGKDGLLHISQIRKLAGGKRVENVEDVVGVGQKVQVEIAEIDQRGKLSLIPVLDEEESGESEASAGSEDETAK; encoded by the coding sequence GTGGAGAACGAGACCCACTACGCCGAGGCCGTCATCGACAACGGCGCCTTCGGCACCCGCACGATCCGTTTCGAGACCGGCCGGCTGGCCAAGCAGGCCGCCGGCTCGGCCGTGGCCTACCTGGACGACGACACCATGGTGCTGTCGGCGACCACCGCCTCGAAGCAGCCCAAGGACCAGCTCGACTTCTTCCCTCTGACGGTCGACGTCGAGGAGCGGATGTACTCGGCCGGCAAGATCCCCGGCTCCTTCTTCCGCCGTGAGGGCCGCCCGTCCGAGGACGCGATCCTCACCTGCCGGCTGATCGACCGCCCGCTGCGCCCCTCGTTCAAGAAGGGCCTGCGCAACGAGATCCAGATCGTCGAGACGATCATGGCGCTCAACCCCGAGCACCTCTACGACGTGGTCGCCATCAATGCCGCCTCCTGCTCCACGCAGCTCGCGGGGCTCCCCTTCTCCGGCCCGATCGGCGGCACCCGCGTCGCCCTGATCAACGGCCAGTGGGTCGCCTTCCCGACCCACTCCGAGCTGGAGGACGCCGTCTTCGACATGGTCGTCGCAGGCCGGGTGCTGCCCGACGGCGACGTCGCCGTGATGATGGTCGAGGCCGAGGCCACCGAGAAGACCATCGAGCTGGTCAAGGGCGGTGCCGAGGCGCCGACCGAGGAGGTCGTCGCCGCCGGTCTGGAGGCCGCGAAGCCGTTCATCAAGGTGCTGTGCAAGGCGCAGGCCGATCTCGCCGCGAAGGCCGCCAAGCCCACCGGCGAGTTCCCGATCTTCCTGGACCACCAGGACGACGTCCTGGAGGCCCTCACCGCGGCCGTCCGTGACGAGCTCGCCCAGGCGCTGACCATCGCGGGCAAGCAGGAGCGCGAGAGCGAGCTGGACCGCGTCAAGGCGCTGGCCGCCGAGAAGCTGCTCCCGCAGTTCGAGGGCCGCGAGAAGGAGATCTCCGCGGCCTACCGGTCGCTGACCAAGACCCTGGTGCGCGAGCGCGTCATCAAGGAGAAGAAGCGCATCGACGGCCGCGGCGTCACGGACATCCGTACGCTGGCCGCCGAGGTCGAGGCCATCCCGCGGGTGCACGGCTCGGCGCTCTTCGAGCGCGGCGAGACGCAGATCCTGGGCGTCACCACGCTGAACATGCTCCGCATGGAGCAGCAGCTGGACACCCTCTCGCCGGTGACGCGCAAGCGCTACATGCACAACTACAACTTCCCGCCCTACTCCACGGGTGAGACGGGCCGTGTCGGCTCCCCCAAGCGCCGCGAGATCGGCCACGGCGCGCTCGCCGAGCGTGCGCTGATGCCGGTGCTGCCGACCCGCGAGGAGTTCCCGTACGCGATCCGGCAGGTCTCCGAGGCGCTGGGCTCCAACGGCTCGACGTCCATGGGTTCGGTCTGCGCCTCCACGATGTCGCTGCTGAACGCCGGTGTGCCGCTCAAGGCCCCGGTCGCCGGCATCGCCATGGGCCTGATCTCCCAGGACGTCGAGGGGGAGACGCACTACGTCACCCTCACCGACATCCTCGGCGCCGAGGACGCCTTCGGTGACATGGACTTCAAGGTCGCCGGCACCAAGCAGTTCGTGACCGCCCTCCAGCTCGACACCAAGCTGGACGGCATCCCGGCGTCCGTGCTGGCCGCGGCGCTCAAGCAGGCCCGCGACGCGCGGATGCACATCCTCGACGTGATGACCGAGGCGATCGACGTTCCGGACGAGATGTCCCCGAACGCGCCGCGGATCATCACCGTGAAGATCCCGGTGGACAAGATCGGTGAGGTCATCGGCCCGAAGGGCAAGATGATCAACCAGATCCAGGAGGACACCGGCGCCGACATCACCATCGAGGACGACGGCACCATCTACATCGGTGCCGCCGACGGTCCCGCGGCCGAGGCGGCCCGCTCGACCATCAACGGCATCGCCAACCCGACGATGCCCGAGGTCGGCGAGCGCTACCTGGGCACCGTCGTCAAGACGACAACCTTCGGTGCCTTCGTCTCGCTGCTTCCCGGCAAGGACGGTCTGCTGCACATCTCGCAGATCCGCAAGCTGGCCGGCGGCAAGCGGGTGGAGAACGTCGAGGACGTCGTCGGCGTGGGCCAGAAGGTCCAGGTCGAGATCGCCGAGATCGACCAGCGCGGCAAGCTGTCCCTGATCCCCGTCCTGGACGAGGAGGAGAGCGGCGAGTCCGAGGCCTCCGCTGGCTCCGAGGACGAGACCGCGAAGTGA
- the rpsO gene encoding 30S ribosomal protein S15: MSSLDAATKKQIISEFATKEGDTGSPEVQVALLSRRISDLTEHLKTHKHDHHSRRGLLLLVGQRRRLLQYLAKKDIQRFRALVERLGIRRGAAGAR, encoded by the coding sequence GTGTCGTCTCTCGACGCCGCGACGAAGAAGCAGATCATCTCCGAGTTCGCCACCAAGGAGGGTGACACCGGCTCCCCCGAGGTCCAGGTGGCGCTGCTCTCCCGTCGCATCAGCGACCTGACCGAGCACCTGAAGACCCACAAGCACGACCACCACTCGCGCCGTGGTCTGCTGCTGCTCGTCGGCCAGCGTCGCCGCCTGCTGCAGTACCTGGCCAAGAAGGACATCCAGCGCTTCCGTGCGCTGGTCGAGCGCCTCGGCATCCGCCGCGGCGCGGCGGGCGCCCGCTAG
- the thyX gene encoding FAD-dependent thymidylate synthase, protein MTETPAPPAPSFRSDMTVELVKHSASDTDVLWAARVSTAGEQSLDELNKDPERSKGLINFLMRDRHGSPFEHNSLTFFISAPLFVFREFHRHRVGWSYNEESGRYRRLQPVFYVPDTDRKLVQQGRPGKYEFVPGTEEQHELTSRSMADVYRKAYETYEEMLAAGVAREVARAVLPVGLYSSMYATCNARSLMHFLGLRTQHEQAKVPSFPQREIEMVGELMEEQWAKLMPLTHAAFNANGRVAP, encoded by the coding sequence GTGACCGAAACCCCCGCCCCGCCCGCCCCCAGTTTCCGCAGCGACATGACGGTAGAGCTGGTGAAGCACAGCGCGTCCGACACCGATGTGCTCTGGGCGGCCCGGGTCTCCACCGCGGGCGAGCAGTCCCTGGACGAGCTGAACAAGGACCCGGAGCGCTCCAAGGGGCTGATCAACTTCCTGATGCGGGACCGCCACGGCAGCCCGTTCGAGCACAACTCCCTGACGTTCTTCATCAGCGCCCCGCTCTTCGTCTTCCGGGAGTTCCACCGGCACCGCGTCGGCTGGTCCTACAACGAGGAATCCGGCCGCTACCGCCGGCTCCAGCCGGTCTTCTACGTCCCCGACACCGACCGCAAGCTCGTCCAGCAGGGCCGTCCGGGGAAGTACGAGTTCGTCCCCGGGACCGAGGAGCAGCACGAGCTCACGAGCCGCTCCATGGCGGACGTCTACCGGAAGGCGTACGAGACCTATGAGGAGATGCTGGCGGCCGGCGTCGCCCGCGAGGTCGCCCGCGCGGTCCTGCCGGTGGGTCTCTACTCGTCGATGTACGCCACCTGCAACGCCCGGTCCCTGATGCACTTCCTCGGTCTGCGCACCCAGCACGAACAGGCCAAGGTGCCCAGCTTCCCGCAGCGTGAGATCGAGATGGTGGGTGAGCTGATGGAGGAGCAGTGGGCCAAGCTGATGCCGCTGACGCACGCCGCCTTCAACGCCAACGGCCGAGTCGCCCCCTGA